A genomic segment from Desulfonatronum lacustre DSM 10312 encodes:
- a CDS encoding glycosyltransferase family 2 protein: MKDKQDCIELSVVIPCLNEAETLGVCIQKAQKSMDQIGIVGEVVVADNGSTDGSQKIAEGSGARVVNVLSRGYGNALMGGIEASYGRYIVMGDADDSYDFLELSKFVHLLREGYDLVQGCRLPSGGGTIKPGAMPVLHRWIGNPFFSWLARTWFRAPIHDIYCGMRGFTRDAYNRWHLRCTGMEFATEMIIKASLYCERIAEVPITLHKDGRKANSPHLKTFRDGWRTLRFFILSSPRWLFLVPGSALITIGILGYLAGFYNLQIGGIGFDLHTMLASSLFIIMGYQSILFAIFTKVFAINERLLPNDHRIERICKIFTLERGSMAGFLLFSIGIYLLAQSTWIWHQQQYGVLDYSEIMRKVIPGVVSAALGIQTILSSAFISILSLSRRMR, translated from the coding sequence ATGAAGGATAAGCAGGACTGTATAGAGCTAAGTGTTGTGATTCCATGCTTGAATGAGGCTGAAACATTAGGCGTGTGTATACAAAAAGCTCAAAAATCTATGGACCAGATCGGGATTGTTGGCGAAGTGGTTGTTGCTGATAATGGAAGCACAGACGGGTCACAGAAGATAGCGGAAGGATCAGGCGCCAGAGTTGTTAATGTATTGAGTCGCGGATACGGAAATGCGCTAATGGGAGGAATTGAAGCATCATATGGCCGTTATATAGTAATGGGAGATGCTGATGACAGTTATGACTTTTTAGAACTTTCAAAGTTCGTACATCTCTTACGTGAGGGCTATGATCTCGTCCAGGGCTGCCGGCTTCCGTCTGGCGGTGGGACTATCAAACCCGGCGCTATGCCTGTTCTCCATCGATGGATTGGCAATCCATTTTTTTCGTGGCTTGCGCGCACTTGGTTTCGGGCTCCGATACATGATATTTATTGCGGTATGCGGGGATTTACACGAGATGCATATAATCGATGGCACCTTCGCTGTACGGGGATGGAGTTTGCCACTGAAATGATCATCAAAGCCAGTCTCTATTGCGAGCGGATTGCCGAGGTGCCTATCACCCTACACAAGGATGGACGGAAAGCAAACAGCCCTCATCTTAAAACATTTCGCGATGGGTGGCGCACATTGCGTTTTTTCATTCTTTCCTCGCCACGCTGGCTTTTCCTCGTTCCGGGCTCTGCCCTGATAACTATCGGAATTTTGGGATATCTGGCAGGATTTTATAACTTGCAAATCGGTGGAATTGGCTTTGATTTGCATACAATGCTGGCATCTAGCCTGTTTATTATCATGGGGTATCAGTCAATTCTTTTCGCTATATTTACTAAGGTTTTTGCGATAAACGAAAGGTTATTGCCTAATGACCATCGAATTGAAAGGATTTGCAAAATATTCACTCTGGAGCGAGGATCAATGGCCGGGTTCCTGCTTTTTAGTATTGGTATATATTTATTAGCACAGTCAACTTGGATATGGCATCAACAACAGTATGGCGTTCTCGATTATTCTGAGATAATGCGTAAAGTAATACCTGGCGTCGTGTCTGCTGCACTTGGCATTCAAACAATTCTTTCCAGTGCATTTATCAGCATATTGTCTTTAAGTCGCCGAATGCGATGA
- a CDS encoding glycosyltransferase translates to MQITLAHHWIVSMRGGEKVLEQLCMLFPDAPIETIVAAPVIPSKIISNHAIRQTFLGHIPGIHRNFRWFLPLFPLLIQGKHVRGDLLVTSDASLIKGIRKSKHTRHICYCHSPPRYLWDMQDEYVRSMPRGIRTLFKICSLYLRAYDQKSSDNVDYFVANSHFVAQRIQKIYNRESDVVHPPVDIDSFKPGNVNDNFYLIVAALEPYKRVDLAIKAFTQLKLPLVVIGDGPEKNKLREIAGGSIKFLGAQPFAVLCDYYKRCKAFVFPGIEDFGITPLEAQASGRPVIAFGEGGSLETVIDQETGIFFHEQSVQALIEAVQRMELDLNNFVPEKCRQNALRFSPEVFKEKFMNVLSRFYPNLFISSKERQ, encoded by the coding sequence ATGCAGATCACTTTGGCGCATCATTGGATCGTTTCAATGCGTGGAGGTGAAAAGGTACTTGAACAGCTTTGTATGCTTTTCCCGGATGCGCCGATTGAAACGATTGTCGCAGCGCCTGTCATTCCCAGTAAAATTATTTCTAACCATGCCATACGACAAACTTTTTTGGGCCATATTCCTGGAATTCACCGCAATTTCCGCTGGTTTTTACCGCTTTTCCCGCTTTTAATCCAGGGCAAACATGTCAGAGGAGATCTGCTTGTTACTTCTGACGCATCTCTCATCAAGGGCATAAGAAAATCAAAACATACTAGGCATATTTGCTACTGTCATTCTCCTCCAAGGTACCTTTGGGATATGCAAGATGAGTATGTCAGGTCCATGCCAAGAGGGATACGTACACTTTTTAAGATATGCAGTCTTTACCTAAGAGCTTATGATCAAAAAAGTTCTGATAATGTAGATTATTTTGTTGCTAATTCACATTTTGTTGCGCAGCGGATACAAAAAATTTATAATCGCGAATCAGATGTTGTCCATCCACCTGTAGATATAGACAGCTTCAAACCAGGAAATGTAAATGACAATTTTTATTTGATTGTTGCCGCTTTAGAACCATACAAGCGGGTTGATTTGGCAATAAAGGCCTTCACACAGCTCAAGCTACCTTTAGTTGTTATTGGCGACGGCCCTGAAAAGAATAAACTTAGAGAAATCGCCGGAGGGTCGATCAAGTTTCTTGGCGCACAACCTTTTGCAGTTCTTTGTGATTACTATAAACGATGCAAAGCTTTTGTTTTTCCTGGCATTGAAGATTTCGGCATCACTCCTCTTGAAGCTCAAGCATCCGGTCGCCCTGTTATTGCATTTGGAGAAGGAGGTTCCTTGGAAACTGTAATTGATCAAGAGACCGGAATATTCTTCCATGAGCAGTCGGTCCAGGCTTTAATAGAAGCAGTGCAGCGCATGGAACTTGATTTAAACAATTTTGTCCCTGAAAAGTGCAGACAGAATGCTTTGCGTTTCAGTCCAGAAGTATTTAAAGAAAAATTCATGAATGTGCTTTCTCGATTCTATCCAAATTTATTTATCTCATCCAAAGAAAGACAATAG
- a CDS encoding lysylphosphatidylglycerol synthase transmembrane domain-containing protein, giving the protein MLNRLQSFVIKFLLMSLCFIVIIKTFDFSSILGIIYNINIKLVSVALALLFFETFIMAIRYIKLFSEKSMNISFMDMVRILYVSGFLSSAIPSSFGPDAVRIIMLKRQNLSLTHCTSVMTVDRIFSVISMIFFSLAGFFLVYNVVDSNIFLYILTISAVSIIFIIIIFSSLPHIIFKILLQYTQSKIFSLKSPNFLTKYTESFFDFLINTHKSITDFISNPRLLLNIFFWNCLTQAFRILQINFLFLSVDYSIPLQLQFAFVPMIILITMIPVTYFGIGVREGAFLYFFTNAGIPADICLTVSLMSSAITIAGIIPGAFLIWIKK; this is encoded by the coding sequence ATGTTAAACAGATTACAATCATTTGTTATTAAATTTTTGCTGATGTCATTATGTTTTATTGTTATAATTAAAACATTTGATTTTTCTAGTATTTTAGGAATTATTTACAATATCAATATAAAACTTGTCTCGGTTGCACTTGCTCTTCTTTTTTTTGAAACATTTATTATGGCTATAAGGTATATAAAGCTATTTTCAGAAAAAAGTATGAACATCAGCTTTATGGATATGGTGCGCATTCTCTATGTAAGTGGTTTTTTAAGTTCCGCAATTCCAAGCAGTTTTGGCCCAGATGCTGTGCGCATAATTATGCTCAAACGTCAAAATTTATCTTTGACCCATTGCACTAGTGTAATGACAGTAGATAGGATATTTTCGGTAATTTCGATGATTTTTTTTTCATTGGCTGGTTTTTTTCTTGTATATAATGTCGTAGATAGTAATATTTTTTTGTATATACTAACGATATCTGCTGTTTCGATTATTTTTATAATCATAATTTTTTCATCTTTGCCACATATTATATTTAAAATACTTTTACAATATACTCAGTCAAAAATATTTTCATTGAAAAGTCCAAATTTTTTAACAAAATATACTGAAAGTTTTTTTGATTTTTTAATAAACACACATAAATCTATTACGGATTTTATTAGCAATCCGCGGCTTCTTTTAAATATATTTTTTTGGAACTGCTTAACGCAGGCATTCAGGATATTACAGATTAATTTCTTGTTCTTATCTGTTGATTATAGCATACCATTGCAATTGCAATTTGCTTTTGTTCCTATGATCATACTTATTACAATGATTCCCGTGACGTACTTTGGGATTGGTGTCAGAGAAGGTGCTTTTTTGTATTTTTTCACTAACGCAGGTATACCTGCCGATATATGTCTTACGGTATCACTGATGTCTAGCGCTATAACAATAGCTGGTATTATCCCAGGTGCATTTCTGATATGGATTAAAAAATAA
- a CDS encoding glycosyltransferase family 9 protein yields the protein MIHVVDRKRRVYVYLINIIFFPLWLPYKLIKWNWKSKEDEILNKISRNGISNIYFNTIERMGDILWFTPLAAAIKNEFPQITIHVITNKIGENILKNNPCIDELIIVKSNWVAKNLFSFKEFLKIFDKQYVIEILELRNRNIDLLIEVGGDFRSLLFFNIWLGAKYLSGYSRSGFGWLLDWEMQYPLGKHEIDVRLGIARQLGAEIGTRKMRIYLDQEEIDFANDFLLTKNVNRTDFKIGFFMGGTWQPRLWPIDNFIKLADILFSKYNAKIILIGDITMVEEFNRFLKVFPNAIRTDGNTLRQNASIISNVDIMVSNDSGPMHLARSLSVPIIGLFGPDSQARVGLESDGIGLQHNFPCQPCGQTTCPHKPNCIASIGVEEVLDAIMEVRSKKKFMTHDAQYSFH from the coding sequence ATGATTCATGTTGTTGATCGAAAACGTCGGGTATATGTTTATTTGATAAACATCATATTCTTTCCTCTATGGCTGCCGTATAAGCTAATCAAGTGGAACTGGAAATCAAAAGAGGACGAAATTCTTAATAAGATTTCAAGGAATGGTATTTCAAATATATATTTTAACACTATTGAAAGAATGGGAGACATTCTATGGTTCACACCTTTAGCAGCCGCAATCAAAAATGAATTCCCACAAATTACTATACATGTTATCACCAATAAAATTGGGGAAAACATTCTTAAAAATAATCCCTGCATAGATGAATTAATTATTGTTAAAAGCAATTGGGTCGCCAAAAACTTGTTTAGTTTCAAGGAATTTTTAAAAATTTTTGATAAACAATATGTTATTGAAATATTGGAATTGAGAAATCGAAATATTGACTTGCTAATTGAGGTAGGGGGGGACTTCCGCTCTCTGCTCTTCTTTAATATTTGGTTAGGCGCTAAGTATCTATCGGGATATTCACGTTCTGGATTCGGTTGGTTGTTAGACTGGGAAATGCAATATCCTTTGGGAAAGCATGAAATTGACGTTCGTTTGGGAATTGCAAGGCAATTGGGAGCTGAAATCGGCACCCGAAAAATGAGGATATACCTTGATCAGGAGGAAATAGACTTTGCTAATGACTTTTTATTAACCAAGAACGTTAATAGGACCGATTTTAAAATCGGTTTTTTCATGGGAGGAACGTGGCAGCCCCGGCTTTGGCCTATCGATAATTTTATTAAGCTTGCTGATATATTATTTTCAAAATACAATGCAAAGATCATTTTAATTGGTGATATCACCATGGTTGAAGAGTTCAACCGGTTTTTAAAAGTATTTCCAAATGCAATTAGGACTGATGGCAACACACTTCGCCAAAATGCGTCGATTATTTCAAATGTAGATATTATGGTCAGTAATGATAGTGGTCCTATGCATCTTGCTCGCAGCCTGAGTGTTCCAATAATAGGGTTGTTTGGCCCAGATAGCCAGGCAAGAGTCGGCTTGGAAAGTGATGGCATCGGATTACAACACAATTTTCCATGTCAACCGTGCGGGCAGACAACTTGCCCTCATAAACCTAATTGTATTGCAAGTATTGGTGTTGAGGAAGTTTTGGATGCAATAATGGAAGTTAGAAGTAAAAAGAAGTTTATGACGCATGATGCCCAGTATTCATTCCACTAA
- a CDS encoding UbiA prenyltransferase family protein, producing the protein MYTRIAPYIRIARPDHWFKNIFVVPGVLLAIFFDRSIMGLDIIPGVLLGFLCVCLIASSNYVLNEILDAPTDKFHPEKRNRPLPSGQAKISVAWMVWSVLSLVSLSLGFLVNPFFGFSGVLLWVMGILYNTPPLRFKDVPYLDVLCESVNNPIRLALGWYSTGMGSAPPLSMFIAYWMFGSFLMAAKRFAEYRKIDDPDRAAKYRKSLGYYNEQRLIVSIFYYATLFALMGGYFIASYRFELILAAPMVAYSMAFYMRLSFKKDSPVQSPERLFRENTVMLVILTTFVLCTVLLFWDLHWLRDMFAPWILPGR; encoded by the coding sequence GTGTATACACGTATCGCACCATACATCCGGATTGCGCGACCAGACCACTGGTTTAAAAATATTTTCGTCGTTCCAGGTGTTCTTTTGGCCATTTTTTTCGACCGCAGCATTATGGGGCTGGACATCATTCCAGGGGTTCTGCTCGGTTTTTTGTGTGTTTGCCTGATTGCCTCAAGCAATTATGTCCTCAATGAGATCCTTGACGCTCCGACAGACAAGTTTCACCCCGAGAAACGCAACCGACCTCTGCCCAGCGGACAGGCTAAAATTTCCGTGGCATGGATGGTCTGGAGCGTGCTGAGCTTGGTCAGCTTAAGCCTGGGGTTTTTGGTCAATCCTTTCTTCGGTTTTTCCGGGGTGTTGCTTTGGGTCATGGGAATTCTATACAATACCCCTCCCTTGCGATTCAAAGACGTCCCGTATTTGGACGTACTGTGCGAGTCCGTCAATAATCCCATCCGGTTGGCCTTGGGATGGTATTCCACCGGTATGGGCTCCGCACCGCCGCTGTCCATGTTCATCGCCTATTGGATGTTCGGGTCCTTCTTGATGGCGGCCAAGCGTTTCGCCGAGTACCGCAAGATCGACGACCCGGACCGGGCCGCTAAGTATCGAAAGTCCTTGGGATACTACAACGAGCAACGGCTCATCGTAAGCATTTTCTACTATGCCACGCTGTTTGCCTTGATGGGGGGGTACTTCATTGCCAGCTATCGCTTTGAACTGATTCTTGCGGCACCAATGGTAGCCTATTCCATGGCTTTCTACATGCGATTGTCCTTCAAGAAGGACAGCCCGGTTCAGAGCCCGGAACGACTGTTTCGGGAGAACACAGTGATGCTGGTGATCTTAACGACTTTCGTCCTCTGCACTGTGCTGCTATTTTGGGATCTGCACTGGCTAAGAGATATGTTTGCTCCCTGGATATTACCTGGGAGGTAA
- a CDS encoding ArnT family glycosyltransferase has product MTFHLRKYAVPAFFFIVAATFSLFLAQHAFQWFLTSDECSYLFQANNFLDGLIARPFPPFHESFDYFMIILREDVGWLSRYPFGHSLFLVPGVFIGSAHIMVFLAAGLTVVVVYRSGVLLGGHALGATAGSLLLFSPYFLFYHGTLLSHTSGLLVTSLMLLAYISWRRTDAVIFAALSGLAWGYLFNTRTFTAFLIAIPFALDSLIHLYQKQNKHLFIGTILFAFSSFLGVIAMLIYNTITVGDPWTMTYLFHNPTDKLGFGTRYYGRIEHTLAGGLENIAVNLKLLNVWLWGFWGSLLVALLAFAIGWTERWSWLFAAVLASIVFGHIFFWYPGPQDTGPGYYLETLPFLILGASFGVRKFIAKAKTWYIILCMAIFVSVVSIFNVVNATKFRETTMETRKLLDVLQEAPKNSIVFIDPEDHPSVFGRRHEIIFNPRGLDSDVILARSLGEQNKVIMHFFDSRVPFRLMGGDFPRLAALEPSQEYHLVFPAHKMFRQAGTNVALASGEIIRIARQEEHNPGLLAFGRFFYVYPGKYDVEFDIQVSDCESGEKIATVDVAMNGGKKILSETEIYGEASASGKAIVRIAVDTYARIEPRAYYHACGSMVIQNVHVRERRNIDSKELPPR; this is encoded by the coding sequence ATGACCTTCCATCTTCGAAAATACGCGGTACCGGCCTTCTTCTTCATCGTTGCAGCGACGTTTTCACTGTTTCTCGCCCAGCACGCTTTCCAGTGGTTTCTGACCTCGGATGAATGCAGCTATCTCTTTCAGGCGAACAATTTCCTTGACGGTCTCATTGCCAGGCCGTTCCCGCCTTTTCATGAATCCTTTGACTACTTCATGATTATTCTCAGGGAGGACGTGGGCTGGCTGTCCAGATATCCCTTCGGCCACTCACTTTTCCTCGTTCCGGGCGTATTCATCGGCTCCGCCCATATTATGGTCTTCCTGGCAGCGGGTCTTACCGTCGTTGTGGTCTACAGATCCGGAGTTCTCCTGGGCGGCCATGCGCTTGGAGCAACCGCAGGATCACTCTTGCTTTTTTCCCCGTATTTCCTTTTTTATCACGGCACATTGCTTAGCCACACCAGCGGCCTGCTGGTGACATCGTTGATGCTTTTGGCCTACATCTCATGGCGCAGGACCGATGCCGTCATTTTCGCCGCGCTATCCGGGCTCGCCTGGGGATATCTTTTCAATACCAGGACGTTTACGGCCTTTTTGATTGCCATTCCCTTTGCCTTGGATTCGTTGATTCACCTTTACCAAAAACAGAACAAGCATTTATTTATTGGAACGATACTTTTTGCTTTCTCATCGTTCCTTGGCGTGATCGCCATGCTGATCTACAATACAATCACCGTCGGCGACCCCTGGACAATGACCTATCTTTTCCATAATCCCACCGACAAGCTGGGCTTTGGAACGAGGTACTATGGAAGAATCGAGCATACGCTCGCAGGGGGGTTAGAAAATATAGCCGTCAACCTCAAGCTTCTCAATGTCTGGCTGTGGGGTTTTTGGGGATCGCTGCTGGTCGCATTGCTCGCTTTTGCCATCGGGTGGACCGAACGTTGGAGCTGGCTGTTCGCAGCAGTCTTGGCTAGCATTGTCTTCGGGCATATTTTTTTCTGGTATCCCGGCCCCCAAGATACAGGACCGGGCTATTATCTGGAAACGCTGCCCTTTCTCATCCTGGGCGCGTCATTTGGAGTCCGAAAATTTATCGCCAAGGCCAAAACATGGTACATTATACTATGCATGGCGATCTTTGTTTCCGTTGTTTCCATATTCAACGTTGTCAATGCGACGAAATTCAGAGAAACGACCATGGAAACAAGAAAATTACTCGATGTTCTCCAGGAAGCGCCCAAAAACAGCATAGTGTTCATTGACCCTGAAGATCATCCAAGTGTCTTCGGCCGACGACACGAAATCATTTTCAATCCTCGAGGTTTGGACTCGGATGTGATTTTGGCAAGAAGCTTGGGGGAACAAAACAAAGTAATAATGCATTTCTTTGATAGTCGCGTTCCATTTCGGCTCATGGGGGGAGATTTTCCCAGGCTGGCAGCCTTGGAACCGTCCCAGGAGTATCACCTTGTTTTTCCAGCGCACAAAATGTTCCGACAGGCAGGCACAAACGTCGCCTTGGCATCAGGCGAAATAATCCGGATTGCTCGCCAAGAAGAACACAACCCGGGGTTACTGGCTTTTGGACGGTTTTTTTATGTTTATCCCGGCAAATATGATGTTGAGTTCGATATTCAAGTCTCAGACTGCGAGTCGGGAGAGAAAATCGCCACAGTGGATGTGGCCATGAACGGAGGAAAAAAAATACTGAGCGAGACGGAAATTTACGGTGAAGCCTCGGCCTCTGGTAAAGCAATTGTGAGGATAGCCGTGGATACGTATGCGAGAATTGAGCCTCGGGCGTACTATCATGCCTGCGGCAGTATGGTCATTCAAAATGTGCACGTCAGGGAGAGAAGAAACATTGACTCCAAAGAATTACCTCCCAGGTAA
- a CDS encoding glycosyltransferase family 4 protein: protein MKILHIAPTPFFSDRGCHIRIHDQIAALQRQGHDILLTTYHHGRDVPGITTRRSLRVPWYSKVDAGFSWHKIYLDVLLFFTVWRACLNFKPDVIHGHLHEGAALGWATSLLASARKIPVVFDVQGSLTGEIKAYGSLGPLKKLLFLFTWLEKLVCKLPDFFICSSEAAAHLMKAEFGVPEEKIRVIREGVDESTCSVDDAKSVRKRLGIPQEKKIVGYIGSLIQAKGVDLLIQAMPAIRQRVENVHFLLAGYPLEDCRGRVDAIGAGDVTTLCGKVDYFQLFSHLAVIDVAVDPKEEGSGEGSGKILNYMAAGLPVVCFDTPANRALLGTNGIFAAPGDVMNLSEKIADVLADGSQASRIGAMNKERAFRDHCQASRTEVLEEIYQRLLADR, encoded by the coding sequence ATGAAAATCCTGCATATCGCACCGACGCCTTTTTTCTCCGATCGCGGTTGCCATATCCGCATCCACGATCAGATCGCCGCATTGCAGCGCCAAGGCCACGACATACTTCTGACGACCTATCATCACGGACGGGATGTTCCGGGCATCACGACCCGGCGAAGCTTGCGCGTGCCCTGGTATTCCAAGGTTGATGCGGGTTTTTCCTGGCACAAAATATACCTCGACGTCCTGCTGTTCTTCACGGTTTGGCGTGCTTGCCTGAACTTCAAGCCCGACGTCATTCACGGGCATCTGCATGAAGGCGCCGCTCTCGGCTGGGCAACAAGCCTGCTTGCCTCGGCCCGCAAAATCCCCGTGGTATTCGACGTACAGGGCAGCCTGACCGGTGAAATAAAAGCTTACGGCTCTTTGGGACCACTCAAAAAACTGCTGTTTCTCTTCACCTGGCTTGAAAAGCTGGTCTGCAAACTGCCGGATTTTTTCATCTGCAGTTCAGAGGCCGCGGCACATCTCATGAAAGCCGAATTCGGCGTGCCGGAAGAAAAGATTCGAGTGATCCGCGAAGGTGTCGACGAATCGACCTGCTCAGTGGACGACGCAAAAAGCGTCAGGAAGCGTTTGGGCATTCCGCAGGAAAAAAAGATCGTCGGATACATTGGTTCGCTTATTCAGGCCAAGGGGGTTGATCTTTTGATCCAAGCCATGCCCGCTATCCGACAACGCGTGGAAAATGTACATTTTCTCTTGGCAGGTTATCCGCTGGAGGACTGTCGGGGGCGTGTGGACGCAATCGGTGCCGGCGACGTGACGACGCTCTGCGGCAAGGTGGACTATTTTCAGTTATTCTCCCACTTGGCCGTGATCGACGTGGCAGTCGACCCGAAAGAGGAAGGTTCCGGAGAGGGCAGCGGAAAAATCCTCAACTACATGGCCGCGGGCTTGCCGGTGGTTTGCTTTGACACCCCGGCTAACCGCGCCTTGCTCGGTACCAACGGCATATTCGCGGCACCGGGAGACGTCATGAACCTCTCGGAAAAAATCGCCGATGTCCTGGCAGACGGGTCTCAAGCCTCGCGCATTGGCGCAATGAACAAGGAACGAGCCTTCAGGGACCATTGCCAAGCCTCGCGGACCGAGGTTCTTGAAGAGATCTACCAAAGGCTCTTAGCCGACCGCTAG
- a CDS encoding glycerol-3-phosphate dehydrogenase/oxidase: MRDLQKIASRRFDLLVIGGGINGACVAWDAAMRGLSVALIDKGDFGAATSAATGRMIHGGIRYLQHLALGRVKASLHERNFFLRSAPHLVRPVPFLIPTYGHGFKGKEVLGLAMTIYDLLAWTEDSKNSRTALPGHKRLSRQETLALEPHLHADGLTGAIRFYDCQMPFPERLTLAIVLSARQEGAVVLNYVQAKDLLVNDGRVTGVNVMDILTGRQLTVKADVTVNAAGPWVSSVLKSAGLADTAEGASRILSKGIHIITRSLTNGHALALATRHKHSGAWVDRGGRHFFIVPWQGLSLIGTTNSPFNGAPDDDIVTEDDIHGLIDDVNSVYPSAGLCRDDIRFFYGGLYPDDPSRPSGTGYQGSREDNIIDHGVSQKIQGLISVIGVKYTTARLLAQKIVDLACHKLARPAKPCRTKSAPVLGGDIPDLKDFVARESRCWQGMLPESQVADLIHGYGTSYTEILDLYGQDPGLAKGISPEILILKAQVIHAVRREMAQTLQDIVFRRLPLACVGRPAPEVLRGLARIMAEELGWDDARIETEVLAVDARYLAV; encoded by the coding sequence ATGCGGGATCTGCAAAAGATCGCCTCTCGACGTTTTGATCTCTTGGTAATCGGCGGAGGCATCAACGGCGCATGCGTCGCCTGGGACGCGGCCATGCGCGGACTGTCCGTGGCCCTGATAGACAAGGGCGATTTCGGGGCGGCAACGTCCGCGGCCACGGGAAGGATGATTCACGGCGGGATCCGTTATCTTCAACACCTCGCCCTTGGCAGGGTCAAAGCCTCCCTGCATGAAAGAAATTTTTTTCTTCGTTCGGCACCACATCTGGTCCGTCCGGTACCGTTCCTGATTCCCACATACGGCCACGGCTTCAAGGGCAAGGAGGTTCTTGGGCTGGCCATGACCATCTACGACCTGCTTGCCTGGACCGAGGACTCCAAGAATTCCCGCACGGCATTACCCGGCCACAAGCGGCTTTCCCGCCAAGAAACCTTGGCCTTGGAGCCGCATTTGCACGCCGACGGGCTCACCGGTGCCATCCGCTTTTACGATTGTCAGATGCCCTTTCCGGAACGGCTGACCCTGGCTATCGTTCTTTCCGCGCGGCAAGAAGGGGCCGTCGTACTAAACTATGTGCAGGCCAAGGATTTACTTGTAAACGACGGACGGGTCACTGGGGTGAACGTCATGGACATCCTTACGGGCCGGCAACTGACCGTCAAGGCTGATGTCACGGTCAATGCCGCCGGCCCATGGGTCAGCTCCGTACTCAAGTCCGCGGGGTTGGCCGATACCGCTGAAGGCGCCTCCAGAATCCTTTCCAAAGGCATCCACATCATCACCCGTTCGCTGACCAACGGACATGCCCTGGCCCTGGCTACCCGCCACAAGCACTCTGGGGCATGGGTGGACCGCGGCGGACGGCACTTCTTCATCGTCCCCTGGCAGGGCCTTTCCCTGATCGGAACCACCAACAGTCCTTTTAACGGCGCTCCCGACGACGACATCGTCACCGAGGACGACATCCACGGTTTGATCGACGACGTGAATTCGGTGTATCCGTCGGCCGGACTTTGCCGCGACGATATCCGATTCTTCTATGGGGGCCTCTATCCCGACGACCCGTCCCGTCCCTCCGGGACGGGCTACCAGGGCTCCCGGGAAGATAACATCATTGATCACGGCGTCTCCCAGAAAATACAGGGCCTCATCTCGGTCATCGGCGTGAAGTACACCACGGCGCGCCTGCTGGCCCAGAAGATCGTAGACTTGGCATGCCACAAGCTGGCGCGACCAGCTAAGCCCTGCCGCACGAAAAGCGCACCAGTGCTCGGCGGCGACATCCCGGACCTTAAGGACTTCGTCGCTCGTGAATCTAGGTGTTGGCAAGGCATGCTTCCCGAATCTCAGGTTGCGGACCTGATTCACGGCTACGGCACGAGCTATACTGAAATCCTCGATTTATACGGCCAAGACCCAGGCCTTGCCAAAGGCATCTCCCCGGAAATCCTCATCCTTAAGGCCCAAGTCATACACGCCGTGCGCCGAGAAATGGCCCAGACCCTTCAGGATATCGTCTTTCGGCGCCTGCCGCTGGCCTGCGTTGGGCGACCTGCTCCCGAAGTCCTGCGCGGTCTAGCCCGAATCATGGCCGAGGAACTGGGGTGGGACGACGCCAGAATAGAAACGGAAGTCCTCGCGGTGGATGCACGTTATCTGGCCGTATGA